One genomic segment of Pedobacter endophyticus includes these proteins:
- the xylA gene encoding xylose isomerase produces MTRVTTGEKEFFKDIQQIKFEGLESDNPLAFRWYDAEKRVAGKTMAEHFKFACAYWHSFNGNGSDPFGGATHVFPWDEKTDVIERAKDKMDAAFEFITKMQIPYYCFHDVDVVDYGNDVAENERRLQALTDYARQKQAESGVKLLWGTANLFSHKRYMNGASTNPDFHVLAHAAAQVKAALDATIALGGENYVFWGGREGYMSLLNTNMKREQEHLARFLHTAKDYARSQGFKGAFFIEPKPCEPSKHQYDYDAATVKGFLQQYDLLDDFKLNLEVNHATLAGHTFQHELQVAVDNGLLGSIDANRGDYQNGWDTDQFPNDINELTEAMLIILEGGGLKGGGVNFDAKIRRNSTDPADLFYAHVGGMDIFARALITADAILQKSDYKKIRAERYASFDHGKGAEFEKGILSLQDLRNYAAENGEPEVRSGKQEYLENLINRYI; encoded by the coding sequence ATGACAAGAGTAACCACAGGAGAAAAGGAATTTTTTAAGGATATCCAACAGATAAAATTTGAAGGGCTGGAGAGTGATAACCCACTGGCATTTAGATGGTACGACGCAGAAAAGAGGGTAGCTGGAAAAACGATGGCCGAACATTTTAAGTTTGCCTGTGCCTATTGGCATTCTTTTAACGGCAACGGCAGCGATCCATTTGGAGGGGCAACGCATGTGTTTCCCTGGGATGAAAAAACAGACGTTATCGAACGGGCAAAAGATAAAATGGATGCGGCGTTTGAGTTTATCACCAAAATGCAGATTCCGTATTATTGTTTCCACGATGTGGATGTGGTAGATTACGGAAACGATGTGGCAGAGAACGAGCGGAGGTTGCAGGCTTTAACCGATTATGCCAGGCAAAAACAGGCAGAAAGCGGCGTTAAACTACTTTGGGGCACCGCAAACCTGTTCAGCCATAAACGCTATATGAACGGCGCATCAACAAATCCCGATTTTCACGTGTTGGCGCATGCAGCGGCTCAGGTAAAAGCCGCTTTAGATGCCACCATAGCCCTAGGCGGCGAGAATTATGTTTTCTGGGGTGGAAGAGAGGGCTACATGAGCTTGCTTAACACCAACATGAAACGCGAACAGGAGCATTTGGCCCGTTTTTTACATACCGCAAAAGATTATGCCAGAAGCCAGGGATTTAAGGGAGCCTTTTTTATCGAACCAAAACCTTGTGAGCCATCTAAACACCAGTACGATTACGATGCGGCAACAGTTAAAGGCTTTTTGCAGCAGTACGATCTGCTCGACGACTTTAAGCTAAACCTGGAAGTTAACCACGCCACCCTAGCCGGCCATACCTTTCAGCACGAATTGCAGGTAGCCGTTGATAATGGCTTGTTGGGGTCGATTGATGCCAATCGCGGTGATTATCAGAACGGCTGGGATACGGATCAGTTCCCCAATGATATAAATGAATTGACGGAGGCCATGCTCATTATTTTAGAAGGCGGCGGATTAAAGGGCGGAGGGGTAAACTTCGACGCCAAAATCCGCAGAAATTCGACCGATCCTGCTGATTTGTTTTATGCGCACGTTGGCGGCATGGATATCTTCGCAAGGGCATTGATCACGGCAGATGCAATACTCCAAAAATCAGATTACAAAAAAATCAGAGCCGAAAGATATGCTTCTTTTGATCATGGAAAAGGTGCAGAATTTGAGAAAGGAATACTGAGCCTCCAAGATCTGCGCAACTATGCCGCAGAAAATGGAGAGCCAGAGGTGAGAAGTGGAAAACAAGAGTATTTAGAGAATTTGATTAACCGATATATCTAA
- a CDS encoding xylulokinase, translated as MYLLGIDIGTSSIKVSIIDAASHECIAAAHYPETEAKIKSSQPGWAEQSPVDWWENTQSAIRKLKESAGINLQEIAAIGIAYQMHGLVLVDEHQNVLRDSIIWCDSRAVKIGEKAFEAIGREKCLHNLLNSPGNFTASKLAWVKENEPQIYQKIHKMMLPGDFIAMKLTGDISTSIPALSEGIFWDFGTNDLSKELLVHYQIEQSLIPEIKPLFSVHGTVKASVAALLGLREGIPVSYKSGDQPNNALSLNVLKPGEIAATAGTSGVIYGVSNTLTYDEQSRVNTFAHVTYSNKTPHTGVLLCINGTGSMYRWARHNFAPDLSYAAINQLSATAPIGSKGLTVLPFGNGAERMLGNKFTGAQIKGIDVNLHTRADIFRAVQEGIACAFRYGLDILRENGMQVNVIRAGSANLFLSDVFAQTFVDLTGISLELYQNDGSVGAAIGAGIGAGMFSSAEEAFSKHQIVKQFQPKHSEAYEGIYQQWKKTLQIELNNQN; from the coding sequence ATGTATTTATTAGGCATAGATATAGGCACTTCCTCCATTAAGGTTTCAATAATTGATGCGGCTTCGCACGAGTGTATTGCGGCTGCGCACTACCCTGAAACCGAGGCCAAGATCAAGTCTTCGCAGCCAGGATGGGCGGAGCAGAGCCCTGTAGATTGGTGGGAGAACACGCAAAGCGCCATTCGTAAGCTTAAAGAAAGCGCAGGCATCAATCTGCAAGAAATTGCGGCGATAGGAATCGCTTATCAAATGCATGGATTGGTTTTGGTTGATGAACACCAAAATGTATTGCGAGACAGTATCATTTGGTGCGACAGCAGGGCAGTGAAAATTGGTGAAAAGGCCTTTGAAGCAATCGGGCGAGAAAAATGCCTCCACAATCTGCTAAATTCGCCGGGCAACTTTACCGCATCCAAACTGGCCTGGGTAAAGGAAAATGAACCTCAAATTTATCAGAAAATTCACAAAATGATGTTGCCAGGCGACTTCATCGCGATGAAGCTAACGGGCGACATCTCAACCAGCATCCCTGCGCTTTCAGAAGGTATTTTCTGGGATTTTGGTACAAACGACCTTTCTAAAGAACTGCTTGTTCATTACCAGATTGAGCAATCGCTTATTCCCGAAATCAAACCATTGTTTTCCGTTCACGGAACCGTTAAGGCCAGCGTTGCTGCTCTACTGGGCTTACGCGAGGGGATTCCGGTAAGCTACAAATCAGGAGATCAGCCAAACAATGCCTTATCTTTAAACGTACTTAAACCGGGTGAAATTGCTGCCACCGCCGGTACATCGGGTGTAATTTATGGCGTGAGCAATACCCTCACTTACGATGAGCAATCGAGGGTAAATACCTTCGCACATGTAACTTACAGCAACAAAACGCCCCACACAGGAGTGTTGCTTTGTATAAACGGAACGGGAAGTATGTACCGTTGGGCAAGGCATAATTTTGCTCCGGATCTTTCGTATGCAGCAATTAACCAACTTTCTGCAACAGCGCCAATCGGCAGTAAGGGCCTAACCGTGCTTCCCTTTGGTAACGGCGCTGAGCGCATGCTTGGCAATAAGTTTACCGGAGCTCAGATAAAAGGTATAGACGTTAACCTGCATACGCGGGCCGATATTTTTAGGGCTGTGCAAGAGGGGATAGCCTGTGCATTCAGGTACGGGCTCGATATTTTGCGAGAGAATGGCATGCAAGTCAATGTTATTCGTGCGGGCAGCGCAAACTTGTTTTTGAGCGATGTTTTTGCACAAACCTTTGTGGATTTAACCGGCATTAGCCTCGAGCTTTACCAAAACGATGGCAGCGTGGGTGCTGCTATAGGTGCAGGAATTGGAGCGGGTATGTTCAGCAGCGCAGAAGAAGCCTTTTCAAAACATCAAATCGTGAAACAGTTTCAACCAAAGCATAGCGAAGCTTACGAAGGCATTTATCAACAGTGGAAAAAAACACTTCAGATCGAACTCAACAACCAGAACTAA
- a CDS encoding LacI family DNA-binding transcriptional regulator, translating into MKKKTTIYDIAQELGVTVSTVSRALSGFPAISKATRQAVIAAAARLNYSPNKLASALKSGKTFIVGVIVPSVEAHFFATIIHNIEEGLKDSGYRIILFQSKESLANEIRGVKTLLEAQVDGILASMSLETNDVAHFQEIVAQNKPLIIFDRVNQEINVPTITLNDFRAGYMATEHLIKQGYRNIAFVTTTHQVKIFNDRLNGYKEALKKHNLKVNEHHIILGGLSINDGRFGAGQLLQTLPKPDAIIAGDDFTALGVIKELQEAGEVPPKIGVIGFANETFSAYITPSLSTIDQHPSQMGAACAEMFLKMVSQQNPYENIGNVVIEPTLIPRASTTKLQESESLID; encoded by the coding sequence TTGAAGAAAAAAACCACCATTTACGATATTGCCCAAGAGCTGGGTGTAACGGTATCTACCGTTTCGCGGGCCTTGAGTGGTTTCCCGGCAATTAGCAAGGCCACCCGGCAGGCGGTTATAGCGGCTGCAGCCCGATTGAACTATAGCCCAAATAAGCTTGCCTCGGCCTTAAAATCGGGTAAAACCTTTATCGTTGGCGTAATTGTGCCATCTGTTGAAGCGCACTTTTTTGCAACCATTATCCACAATATCGAAGAGGGATTAAAAGACAGTGGTTACCGAATTATCCTTTTTCAGTCCAAAGAATCGTTGGCGAATGAGATCAGGGGTGTAAAAACGCTGCTCGAAGCGCAGGTTGATGGTATTTTGGCCTCCATGTCGTTAGAAACCAATGATGTTGCGCATTTTCAGGAAATTGTTGCTCAAAACAAGCCGCTCATCATCTTCGATCGGGTAAACCAGGAAATTAATGTGCCAACAATTACGCTGAACGATTTTCGTGCGGGTTATATGGCCACTGAGCACCTTATTAAACAGGGGTATAGAAACATTGCCTTTGTAACCACCACACATCAGGTTAAAATATTTAACGATCGGCTCAACGGCTATAAAGAAGCGCTTAAGAAACATAACCTGAAGGTTAATGAGCACCATATTATTTTAGGTGGGCTATCAATTAACGATGGCCGGTTTGGGGCGGGCCAATTGTTGCAAACTTTACCTAAGCCCGATGCAATCATCGCTGGCGACGACTTCACTGCGCTCGGCGTAATAAAGGAGCTGCAAGAGGCCGGAGAGGTTCCGCCAAAAATAGGTGTAATCGGATTCGCCAACGAAACGTTTTCGGCCTACATTACCCCAAGTTTATCAACCATCGATCAACATCCGTCACAAATGGGAGCGGCCTGTGCCGAAATGTTTCTTAAAATGGTTTCACAGCAGAATCCGTACGAAAATATCGGCAATGTTGTTATCGAGCCCACACTTATACCAAGGGCATCTACAACAAAGCTGCAAGAAAGTGAATCGCTAA
- a CDS encoding gliding motility-associated C-terminal domain-containing protein, which yields MKLTLPNLFLLFVFGFGLSYNSFAQTGTGSMTVDNSTVVVSAGMTEQRFSEGTYFGPQANWTIDGVLEIWSRNIWIAPTAVFSGSGKIIIHNPGDNPLYESMPNSSTYIDGNNGTFVNLLIEHGNDRNVVLEDVSDPGFGTANPVGVRSASLNLNNTLNLNVNGANIILNGHDLSLGSAGTLANFSRDRMVVTSNSNQGHLVKEIGDGQSFIFPVGLAERDYTPATLTPKRAGRFHVSVQDYFAAAKQLPNEELGMDRVWHIFGDNMQEASVTLQHNSNSNGSLFKDEKASVNRYAGQNVWQPLPTTNPTLGVHSTGDVSIFSDMLASGTFFTKITLPNVALSIPNLFTPNGDGNNDTFEIIGLDQFIQNSLVIVNRWGNEVYHMNNYQNNWSGEGLNEGTYFYLLKVKNADNSEWVVYKGWLTLIREFKK from the coding sequence ATGAAATTAACTTTACCAAATCTTTTCTTGCTTTTTGTCTTTGGATTTGGTTTGTCCTATAACAGCTTTGCCCAAACCGGAACCGGTAGCATGACAGTTGATAATTCGACGGTAGTGGTGTCGGCTGGAATGACGGAACAGCGATTTTCAGAAGGTACCTATTTTGGCCCACAAGCCAATTGGACTATAGATGGGGTTTTAGAAATTTGGAGCAGAAACATCTGGATTGCACCAACCGCGGTTTTTAGCGGCAGTGGAAAAATCATCATTCACAACCCTGGCGATAACCCTCTTTACGAGAGCATGCCTAATTCGTCCACCTATATCGACGGAAACAATGGAACCTTTGTCAATCTTTTAATCGAACACGGGAACGACAGAAATGTGGTATTGGAAGATGTTTCAGATCCCGGCTTCGGAACTGCAAACCCAGTTGGCGTGCGGTCGGCTTCACTAAATTTAAACAACACGCTCAATTTGAACGTAAACGGCGCAAATATCATTTTGAATGGGCACGACCTTTCGTTGGGCAGTGCTGGTACGCTTGCTAATTTCTCGAGAGACAGAATGGTGGTAACCAGCAACAGCAATCAAGGGCACCTGGTAAAGGAGATCGGGGATGGACAATCTTTTATCTTCCCAGTTGGGCTAGCTGAAAGAGATTATACACCGGCAACCCTAACGCCCAAGCGTGCGGGCAGATTCCACGTCAGCGTTCAGGATTATTTTGCCGCGGCCAAGCAGCTGCCTAACGAAGAACTGGGAATGGATCGGGTGTGGCACATCTTCGGAGATAACATGCAGGAAGCCAGTGTAACTTTGCAGCACAACAGCAATAGTAACGGTTCGCTGTTTAAAGATGAAAAAGCGAGCGTAAATCGCTATGCAGGGCAGAATGTATGGCAACCCCTGCCAACCACCAACCCTACCCTCGGCGTGCATTCCACTGGCGATGTATCGATCTTTTCAGACATGTTGGCATCAGGAACTTTCTTCACCAAAATTACCCTTCCAAACGTCGCATTATCGATACCAAATCTCTTTACACCAAATGGAGATGGCAATAATGATACCTTTGAAATTATCGGTCTCGACCAGTTTATCCAAAATAGTCTGGTTATCGTAAATCGTTGGGGTAATGAAGTGTACCATATGAACAACTACCAGAATAACTGGTCTGGAGAGGGTTTAAACGAAGGTACTTACTTCTATCTGTTGAAAGTGAAGAACGCCGACAATTCAGAATGGGTAGTTTACAAGGGTTGGCTAACACTAATCAGAGAATTTAAGAAATAA
- a CDS encoding PorP/SprF family type IX secretion system membrane protein — protein MKKTIFLVMACLSFLLKPSMAQQDAQFSQYMFNGIYINPAYAGYREQLNVHAFYRNQWTGVDGAPKTVSVAVDAIANNGNVGLALQVSDDRLGAQRNAAAYGNYAYRIRMNEDGTSRLAFGLGLGVVQLGIDGALLNPNNPEPLQPLGMQSVFAPDARAGAFFSNDRFYAGFSADNLLSQFKNLSNFTYIPQPKPHYYLTAGMLLPLTTDIYVKPSVLLKDDRGGPTSLDLNAFFILADKLWIGGSYRTGVKLYDKSYLQRDLTQLNSAVAAVQVFPNQNFRIGYAYDFSIGPLKGYSGGTHEISIGYFFNRRDIRMLTPRYF, from the coding sequence ATGAAGAAAACGATATTTTTAGTAATGGCCTGCCTTTCGTTTCTGTTGAAGCCATCCATGGCTCAGCAAGACGCACAGTTTAGCCAGTACATGTTTAATGGCATTTACATTAACCCGGCTTATGCGGGCTACCGTGAGCAGCTAAATGTACACGCTTTTTACCGCAACCAATGGACTGGGGTAGATGGAGCACCAAAAACGGTATCAGTAGCCGTTGATGCAATAGCCAATAATGGTAATGTAGGGCTTGCGCTGCAAGTGTCTGACGATAGATTGGGCGCTCAGCGAAACGCCGCTGCCTATGGAAACTACGCCTACCGCATCAGGATGAATGAAGATGGAACATCAAGACTGGCTTTTGGGCTTGGCCTTGGTGTGGTGCAGCTGGGCATTGATGGCGCCTTGCTGAACCCCAACAATCCCGAACCGTTGCAGCCGCTTGGCATGCAATCGGTTTTTGCTCCCGATGCCCGGGCAGGTGCCTTCTTTTCGAACGATCGATTTTATGCAGGCTTTTCGGCCGATAATTTGCTGTCGCAGTTTAAAAACCTCTCTAACTTTACCTATATTCCTCAACCCAAGCCGCACTATTACTTAACGGCGGGAATGTTGCTGCCATTAACTACCGACATCTACGTGAAGCCTTCTGTTTTGCTTAAAGACGATAGGGGTGGGCCAACGAGCCTTGACCTTAATGCATTTTTTATCCTTGCCGATAAACTGTGGATTGGAGGATCTTATAGAACGGGAGTGAAACTTTACGATAAATCTTACCTACAGCGCGACCTTACACAATTGAACTCTGCGGTTGCCGCAGTGCAGGTATTTCCCAATCAAAACTTTAGGATAGGTTATGCCTACGATTTTTCAATTGGCCCCCTAAAGGGATACAGCGGCGGTACACACGAGATTTCAATTGGTTATTTCTTCAATCGACGAGACATTAGGATGCTGACGCCGAGGTATTTTTAA